From Hypomesus transpacificus isolate Combined female chromosome 3, fHypTra1, whole genome shotgun sequence:
AGAGGATCCCAAACTTTACTTCCTCATTCCTCCAGCCTCCCACTGAAGATTATACTACGCACAGCCAATACGAAGCCAGTAACTCTTCAGGGCCTCCATGACTACCAATCAGAACACCGGAGTTCATTTATTTGTGAGAGCGGGGCGGTACCTTGTTTTCAGCTGTATAAAGACCATACTCGCTGCGTTCCAAGGGTACTTTCGCTGTCGACTGTTGAGAGAGCAAGGATTGAACGTATCTGAATCCATAGAGATCAAACACCCGATTTCAAGCTGAAGACCCAAACTCACACACGCATCATGAAGGCTATCAGTCCAGTGCGGTCGGTCAGAAGCTGTTACGAAGCCGTGTGCTGTATCTCGGAGCAAAGCCTCGTCATCGCCCGGAATAAGCCATCTCTGGAAGAACCCGTGGGTGCGCTGTGCGACATGAACGACTGTTACTCTAAACTGAAAGAGCTGGTTCCCAGCATACCGCAGAACAAGTCCGTCAGCCAAGTGGAGATTCTGCAGCACGTTATCGATTACATTTTT
This genomic window contains:
- the id3 gene encoding DNA-binding protein inhibitor ID-3: MKAISPVRSVRSCYEAVCCISEQSLVIARNKPSLEEPVGALCDMNDCYSKLKELVPSIPQNKSVSQVEILQHVIDYIFDLQIALEDETTATPEMVLSLKAADLACNFSKDDGRLCH